In Staphylococcus saccharolyticus, one genomic interval encodes:
- a CDS encoding methionine ABC transporter permease, giving the protein MFGSSLDSSQLLQALYETLYMVTVSLVIGALIGIPLGILLVVTRKSGIWPNTILHQVLNPIINILRSIPFIILLIDIVPFTKLLVGTSIGTTAAIVPLTVYVAPYIARLVENSLLEVDDGIIEAAKAMGASPLQIMRYFLLPEALGSLILAITTAIIGLIGSTAMAGAVGGGIGDLTLVYGYQRFDTIVIVITVIVLIIIVQIIQTLGNFIARVIRRN; this is encoded by the coding sequence ATGTTTGGTTCAAGTTTAGATTCTTCTCAATTATTACAGGCTCTATATGAAACATTGTATATGGTGACAGTATCACTTGTTATCGGTGCTTTAATTGGAATACCTCTTGGCATCTTATTAGTGGTAACTAGAAAAAGTGGTATATGGCCGAATACAATATTGCATCAAGTATTAAATCCTATCATTAATATTTTAAGATCAATTCCGTTCATTATTTTATTAATAGACATAGTGCCTTTTACTAAATTGCTGGTAGGCACATCTATCGGCACAACAGCAGCCATTGTACCACTCACGGTTTATGTAGCACCTTATATCGCACGTTTAGTAGAAAACTCTTTACTGGAAGTTGATGACGGGATTATTGAGGCAGCTAAAGCAATGGGTGCATCACCTCTTCAAATTATGCGTTATTTTTTATTACCGGAAGCACTAGGTTCATTAATTCTAGCTATAACTACAGCTATTATTGGTCTCATAGGTAGTACAGCAATGGCGGGTGCTGTTGGTGGTGGTATAGGCGATTTGACTTTAGTTTATGGTTATCAACGGTTCGATACAATAGTCATTGTGATTACAGTCATTGTACTTATTATTATTGTTCAAATTATACAAACGTTAGGTAATTTTATCGCTAGAGTCATCCGTAGAAATTAA